One window of Dermacentor albipictus isolate Rhodes 1998 colony chromosome 9, USDA_Dalb.pri_finalv2, whole genome shotgun sequence genomic DNA carries:
- the LOC139050141 gene encoding uncharacterized protein, whose product MADRSVVTVWQWNCRGFRPKRDHLLLHLQQLDPSESPDVIVLQETHATTSLSGYVAHDQVAHHPLPHPVTAILTRRTLTVNRADLPFPTVHHVFIEVLPQRREDPSLFILNVYIPPRVTKDLSLIALLRAAAARAAKSPLLVLGDFNVRHPDWGYSKADGPGTRLWQLAHHLHLSLLTDPTQPTRIGNSVCRDTTPDLSFCRYVHDARWSNTHQSLGSDHYVLAIQARTSPCKPRPHTTRYTDWDAFRARRLHSATPDIEDLSMWTDQLLADLDGVTASIPTTEDHPAIDSRLAHLLAARTSLTNRWHKQRHNRRLRCRIAYLDREIEHHTTVLARQQWEQLCSGISGQLGCKQSWHLLRHLLDPASAKSVARQQLQRVVRAYPGDTPSLIADLAARYLQLPPPGTSSPPLASYSGAPNPELDADISEAEVYAALHKLRTTSAPGPDRIPNKLL is encoded by the coding sequence ATGGCTGACCGCTCTGTCGTcaccgtttggcagtggaactgccgtggttttCGCCCAAAGCGTGACCACCTCCTTCtacaccttcaacaactggacccctCGGAATCTCCTGATGTCATCGTACTACAGGAGACTCACGCCACCACTTCCCTCTCGGGTTACGTCGCCCACGACCAAGTAGCTCATCACCCCCTGCCCCATCCCGTCACGGCCATCCTCACTCGGCGGACGCTCACGGTCAATCGAGCCGATCTGCCCTTCCCTACGGTCCACCATGTCTTTATTGAGGTCCTACCTCAGCGACGTGAAGACCCCTCTCTTTTCATTCTTAACGTTTACATCCCCCCACGCGTCACCAAAGACCTGTCGCTCATTGCTCTGCTCCGTGCCGCTGCAGCGAGAGCAGCCAAATCCCCCCTCCTCGttcttggtgacttcaacgtcaggcatccggactggggttactccaaggccgatggccccggcacgaggctgtggcagctcgcacaCCACCTCCACCTCTCCCTGCTCACCGACCCCACgcaacccacgcgcatcggcaacagcgtGTGCCGCGACACCACTCCGGATCTCAGCTTTTGCCGTTACGTGCACGACGCGCGCTGGTCCAATACACATCAgtccctgggcagcgaccactacgtcCTCGCCATCCAAGCCCGTACCTCTCCGTGCAAGCCGCGCCCACACACGACCCGCtatacggattgggatgccttccgaGCGCGCCGGCTGCACTCTGCCACCCCCGACATCGAGGACCTTTCGATGTGGACCGACCAGCTACTGGCGGACCTCGACGGGGTCACCGCCTCGATCCCCACCACGGAGGACCATCCGGCAATTGACTCTCGCCTCGCCCACCTGTTAGCCGCTCGCACGAGCCTCACCAACCGTTGGCATAAGCAACGTCACAACCGTCGCCTGCGCTGCCGCATCGCATACCTCGATCGCGAGATCGAGCATCACACAACTGTGCTCGCCCGCCAACAGTGGGAGCAGCTTTGCTCAGGGATCTCCGGTCAGCTGGGCTGCAAGCAATCCTGGCAtctcctccgccacctcctcgACCCTGCTTCCGCCAAGTCCGTCGCTCGGCAACAATTACAACGCGTTGTCCGGGCCTACCCCGGCGACACACCGTCGCTGATAGCAGACCTGGCCGCCAGATACCTCCAGCTGCCACCCCCTGGCACCTCTTCTCCCCCTCTCGCGTCCTActccggggcccccaaccccgaACTAGATGCCGATATCTCGGAAGCTGAAGTCTACGCGGCGCTACACAAGCTCCGCACCACCTCCGCCCCCGGTCCAGATCGCATCCCCAACAAACTTCTGTGA